The window CACCGGGTCGAGCAAAAATAAATCCCATGAAAAATCGCCCATAAAGGCATGCAAGAATGTGAAGACATTAACCACCGACAGTTGTCCGCCCCACTGCCAGCCAATAAAGACGACAGTGACCACCAAGAAGCTATGACGAAAATGGTGCATAAAGGTTGGGTGGCGTACCAGAATGTCTTGCAAAAATAGCGAGGCGAGCAATAACACCATTAACACGCCTAATATCACCACTTCCATCTGCTTGTCTTGCCATACCTGCTCGGTCAGTGTCAGCTCAGGTTCAGGTATAATGACCGGTGGACGGTATATATATTGTTCCAAGCCGTGGTAACCCCCTTTAAAGCTGGTAAAAACACTGTCGACCGCGCCAATTTGTCGGCGAACAAGCAATTCAAACTGCCAATCAACCCCAGGATTAAACTCGTGCTGAGCCCGCACAATAAACAAGGACATTTCTTTAAAATGCGGCGCGCCGGCAATCATCAAATCGGTCACGCGGTTATGATCTAAATCGCGAAAGGCAAAGGCTTCATTGTTTTGCAAAATTTGAATGCGATCGAAAATACCGCCACGGACATAACCCGAGCCTTTAAAGGAATAACCGTTACCGAACACCGCAATGGCATGCTCGTTCGGTTTAAGCGTTTTCATTAACCACTGGTATTCACTGTCACCAAGCAGGTTACGACCAATGGTTGGGATATCGGCTTGGGCGTAATAAATATCGGCAAACATATCTTTTTTATTATCGATGCTCGCCTTATCAATATCTTCGGCTGGCGTACCAACAAAGGCTTCGTCAACCGCACCGCGGTTTAAATAGAGTTTGCGAATTGAGCCATCGCCCAGCAGCGTTTGCCAGTCACTGGCCTGATAGACATCTGGTAACACCGTCGACATTGGCTGAATAATTTGTTGGCCTTGTTCAATAATGCCCAAGGCTACAGCGACCTTAGTCGCCGATTTGGTAATACCGACATTCATCACCATTACGGTCACTGTCGCACCGGACAGACCATCTAAGTGAATGACACCGTCTTGGCCGTTGCCGCCAACCTTTAAACGCTGCTTAACATCGAGGTTGATATATTGATCGGTAAAGTCCCACAATTTTTTCTCAGGAATGCCCGCTAAGATAATCGGTTCGTGATGCTCAAGCACTTTAGCACCCAAGTAGATGCCTTCAGGGCTAATAGCGACCAGCATATTGACCGGTTCACCAGAATAGGCCGGGATTTTTTTAATATCGTTGGTTTCAAACGCATAACCAATAATATCTTGCTCTTGAAAGACGGTCCAAATAAGGGGCGTGCCAGTCTTGTCGGACACCTTAGTCGCCTGCGGGAAAATCTCATGAATCAGTGGCAATGGATCTCTAGGCTCACTAACAAAAAGCGCATGGGCTGGCAATTGGATTAAGCACAGCAATAATAACGCAAAAAAATTGCGCAACTTTTGGCTGTGAAAACATAAAAATAACATGGTTAGGCAACACCTTGATCTGAACGTTTTGTGTCAATCCAATCGCTGTAATTAAGGTTAAAAAGCGACCCCACTGGTGGGCGATTGGTATGAATTGAGCGGTAATTCTCTCGTGCTAAACTTCACAACTGCGACAATATGTCGCACACAATACGCGCATTTAAATCGCCAGCCTTGACTTATATCAACAGACGGATCAGCGATAGTTGCTTAAAGTCGTTAATTATCTAAGCATTGCTATTGGTTTGATTTGAATCAATTTCAATTAATAATCACTGATAAAAAAGTCGGATAAACAGGTGGGATCATGATTCAACGTTGCTGTTATTGGTGGTGGTATTGGTGTTAGCGTTGGTCAGCTTAATCGCCACAAAAAAAAGCGCTAACTGGGCAGTTAGCGCTTTATCAATCTAAATCAACGGATATTTAAACAGTAAACTGAGCCACAAGGTGCTTGAGGTTACTTGATAGGTCGATCATATTTTCACTACTGGCCGCCGCTTCTCTTGAGCCATTGGCCGTTTCCTCGGCAACCACGCCAATAGTACTTAAGCTCTTACTAAACTCTTCGGACACCGCATGTTGTTGTACCGCCGCGCTCGCCACTTCGGTATTGAGGTCGCTAATATGATTTATCGCCGCTAAAATGCCCTCCAAAGACTCCGCAGCTTGATTAGCCTGTGAAATACTCATGTTGGCTTTTTCTTTGCTTTGCGCCATGACCTGAACCGCCCGCGAAGTACCCGTTTGAATATGCTCAATCATGGTTTGAATTTCACCGGTCGATTGTTGGGTGCGTTGCGCCAAGGTTCGAACCTCGTCAGCAACCACGGCAAAACCACGGCCCTGCTCGCCGGCTCTTGCCGCTTCAATCGCCGCGTTAAGCGCGAGCAAGTTTGTTTGGTCAGCGATGCCGCGAATAACATCTAGAATCGAATGAATATTCTGACTGTCGTTATCAAGTTGTGCAATAACCTTGCCCGCTTCTTGAATTTCATCGGACAACATATTAATCGAACTTGATGTTTGACTAATAATATCTTGCCCTTTGTTGGCTTGCTGTTTAGCGTCAATCGTTGCTTTGGCGGCATTTTCAGCAATTTCTGACACCGACAGCGAGGTTGATGCCATTTCATCAGCAGCCGATGCCAGATTAACGGTTTCTTGCTGTTGTTTATCAACACCACTACGCGTTTGGGAAGCAATCACTGAAGATTGTTCGGCATTGCTAGCAATTTCATTGGACGATAACACCACTTGTTTAATCAATGGCTGGGTTTTGTCTAATAACATATTACAGGCTCGGGCTAACGCCCCGGTTTCATCCACTGTGTTGACTTGTAATCGTGGGGTTAAATCCCCGCCTGCCGCTTGATTGAGAACAGTCACTGTATTAATAATTGGCTTAACGATGCCCTGCGAGACAATCCAGATCAGTGCTAGTGCCAACACAGCAACAATAATACCGACCACAGCTTGCCAAATTCTGTCTTGGGCAGCACTAGCGCTCATCACTTGTTCTAATTTAAGCGTTTGGGCAAGTACGACTGACTTTGGAATACTGACCATCATTGACCAAGGTGTTACTGTTTTACCCAGCTTAATCGGCGCATAACCGTCAATATGATTACTCGCAGTATCAGCATCAACAACCGAAGCCGAGCTTGTCAAACGTTCAATCTTTGTTTGCCAGGTATCAGGAAACAACTGGCGTAAATGTTGACCTATTTTTTTGCCACCAGAATGGGCAACCACCGTGCCGTTAGCACTAACAATAGTCACCTCAGCTTTACCATCGTACATTGACTGGCTCATGTCCATGGCCAAATGCTGTATAAATGTCATCGCAAGATCAACACCGCTTATACCATGAAATTCGCCGTTAATTATTATTGGCACCACCAATGAGGTAATTAATGTATCAACACCGCCAACATTGTAAATATACGGATCAATAATACATTCTTGTAAACTGTCGCGAGAACACAAATAATATTCCCCAGCGCGTACCCCACCACTATCACGCGTTTGATTATCATAATCGACGAGAGGTTCAGAGACCAATTCCCCCGAGGCACTACGACTCCAATAAGGAATAAATCGACCTGAGGCGTCATAACCAGCCTGACCACTATAACTTGCGTCTAAGGTATCTAACTTGCCAGCTTCCCATAACGTATAGGTACCCAAATAATCAGCTTGAGATTGGAGGTTATCGCGTAAGATGCTATTGAAGTTCTCGCGTAATGTTAGCGACTGGCTAATATCGTTGGCTATTTTTAAGGTCGCAAAGCTTTGAGCTAAGGTGCGAGCGCTGCTAAAACCACCGTTAATGACATTTTCTAATTGCGCTACGCTGTATTGAGTCTTTGCCAACACACTTTGTTTAACTTGAGCAATGACTAATTTTTGAGTGCTGTCTTTGACAAAAACTTGCGTTTGGTTCGAGGCGTATAAAGAATAAAAAACTAGAATAGCGGCGACAAACAGAATGGCTCCGCCGGCCATTAGAC is drawn from Gammaproteobacteria bacterium and contains these coding sequences:
- a CDS encoding methyl-accepting chemotaxis protein, which codes for MQLKSIQMRISLMAGGAILFVAAILVFYSLYASNQTQVFVKDSTQKLVIAQVKQSVLAKTQYSVAQLENVINGGFSSARTLAQSFATLKIANDISQSLTLRENFNSILRDNLQSQADYLGTYTLWEAGKLDTLDASYSGQAGYDASGRFIPYWSRSASGELVSEPLVDYDNQTRDSGGVRAGEYYLCSRDSLQECIIDPYIYNVGGVDTLITSLVVPIIINGEFHGISGVDLAMTFIQHLAMDMSQSMYDGKAEVTIVSANGTVVAHSGGKKIGQHLRQLFPDTWQTKIERLTSSASVVDADTASNHIDGYAPIKLGKTVTPWSMMVSIPKSVVLAQTLKLEQVMSASAAQDRIWQAVVGIIVAVLALALIWIVSQGIVKPIINTVTVLNQAAGGDLTPRLQVNTVDETGALARACNMLLDKTQPLIKQVVLSSNEIASNAEQSSVIASQTRSGVDKQQQETVNLASAADEMASTSLSVSEIAENAAKATIDAKQQANKGQDIISQTSSSINMLSDEIQEAGKVIAQLDNDSQNIHSILDVIRGIADQTNLLALNAAIEAARAGEQGRGFAVVADEVRTLAQRTQQSTGEIQTMIEHIQTGTSRAVQVMAQSKEKANMSISQANQAAESLEGILAAINHISDLNTEVASAAVQQHAVSEEFSKSLSTIGVVAEETANGSREAAASSENMIDLSSNLKHLVAQFTV
- a CDS encoding regulatory protein NosR, whose product is MLFLCFHSQKLRNFFALLLLCLIQLPAHALFVSEPRDPLPLIHEIFPQATKVSDKTGTPLIWTVFQEQDIIGYAFETNDIKKIPAYSGEPVNMLVAISPEGIYLGAKVLEHHEPIILAGIPEKKLWDFTDQYINLDVKQRLKVGGNGQDGVIHLDGLSGATVTVMVMNVGITKSATKVAVALGIIEQGQQIIQPMSTVLPDVYQASDWQTLLGDGSIRKLYLNRGAVDEAFVGTPAEDIDKASIDNKKDMFADIYYAQADIPTIGRNLLGDSEYQWLMKTLKPNEHAIAVFGNGYSFKGSGYVRGGIFDRIQILQNNEAFAFRDLDHNRVTDLMIAGAPHFKEMSLFIVRAQHEFNPGVDWQFELLVRRQIGAVDSVFTSFKGGYHGLEQYIYRPPVIIPEPELTLTEQVWQDKQMEVVILGVLMVLLLASLFLQDILVRHPTFMHHFRHSFLVVTVVFIGWQWGGQLSVVNVFTFLHAFMGDFSWDLFLLDPVIFILWGTAAVTMLLWGRAVYCGWLCPFGALQELMNVFARYIKIPQFELPWAVHERLWAIKYLILLALFGLSLDSLALAEQFADIEPFKTTFLLKFDREWPFVLYVIVLLTINIFNRKFFCRYLCPLGAALSTSNSVRLFSWLKRRPECGKPCKTCAVECEIQAINPDGEINMRECHYCLDCQVTYFNDKKCPPLKKQVYKKNKFKERNIEAVNVD